The following proteins come from a genomic window of Miscanthus floridulus cultivar M001 chromosome 2, ASM1932011v1, whole genome shotgun sequence:
- the LOC136540145 gene encoding protein disulfide isomerase-like 5-1: MDLGAPRRGRLPIHLFLVSLTVLVVLTVRSSAEVITLTEETFSDKIKEKDTIWFVQFCVPWCKHCKNIGTLWEDLGKVMEGEDEIEIGQVDCGVSKPVCSKVDIHSYPTFKVFYEGEEVAKYKGPRDVESLKNFVLNEAEKAGEAKLQAD, encoded by the exons ATGGATCTAGGCGCTCCCCGACGAGGGCGCCTACCGATCCACCTCTTTTTGGTGTCGCTCACCGTCCTCGTGGTCCTCACCGTGCGCTCCAGCGCCGAAGTCATCACCCTCACCGAAGAGACCTTCTCCGACAAG ATAAAGGAGAAGGACACAATCTGGTTTGTGCAATTTTGCGTCCCCTGGTGTAAACACTG CAAGAACATTGGAACACTATGGGAGGACCTGGGAAAGGTTATGGAAGGTGAGGATGAAATTGAGATAGGGCAAGTTGACTGTGGTGTCAGCAAACCAGTATGCTCAAAGGTGGATATCCATTCCTACCCAACATTCAAGGTGTTTTATGAAGGCGAAGAAGTAGCAAAATATAAAG GACCTAGGGATGTGGAATCACTGAAGAACTTTGTGTTGAATGAAGCTGAGAAAGCAGGTGAGGCAAAGCTCCAAGCTGATTGA
- the LOC136533193 gene encoding probable glucuronosyltransferase Os03g0287800: MGSSTDHGGTGGRGKKQAGSQLWKKALLHSSLCFVMGFFTGFAPSSVSDWTSAAVAAGRVGSSHVVRALPTAAGGGGAVNRSLLAHGADPLLGDPASPRPLLVVVTTTESTPAASGERAAALTRMAHTLRLVAPPLLWVVVEAAPDVPGTARLLRATGLMYRHLTYRDNFTAADAAAGKERHHQRNVALGHIEHHRLAGVVLFAGLGDVFDLGFFDQLREISAFGAWPVATMWRDERKVVVRGPACSSSAVTGWFSQDFSNGNGTAPASASTARPSEVDVHGFAFNSSVLWDPERWGRYPTSEPDKSQDSMKFVQQVVLEDLSKVKGIPSDCSEVMVWHVDTAAPSLSSSQPSMQNKRR; the protein is encoded by the exons ATGGGGTCGTCCACGGATCACGGCGGCACCGGTGGGCGGGGCAAGAAGCAGGCCGGGTCGCAGCTGTGGAAGAAGGCGCTGCTGCATTCCTCGCTCTGCTTCGTGATGGGCTTCTTCACCGGCTTCGCGCCGTCGTCCGTGTCCGACTGGACgtccgcggcggtggcggcgggccgGGTGGGCAGCAGCCACGTGGTCCGGGCGCTGCCGACGGCGGCGGGCGGGGGCGGGGCCGTGAACCGGAGCCTGCTGGCGCACGGCGCGGACCCCCTGCTGGGCGACCCGGCGTCCCCGCGGCCGCTCCTGGTGGTGGTCACGACGACGGAGTCGACGCCCGCGGCGTCCGGCGAGCGGGCAGCCGCGCTGACGCGGATGGCGCACACGCTGCGGCTGGTGGCGCCGCCGCTGCtgtgggtggtggtggaggcTGCCCCGGACGTGCCGGGCACGGCGCGGCTGCTGCGCGCCACGGGGCTCATGTACCGCCACCTGACGTACAGGGACAACTtcaccgccgccgacgccgccgcggGCAAGGAGCGGCACCACCAGCGGAACGTGGCGCTCGGACACATCGAGCACCACCGCCTCGCCGGCGTCGTCCTCTTCGCGGGCCTCGGCGACGTGTTCGACCTCGGCTTCTTCGACCAGCTCAGGGAAATCAG CGCGTTCGGTGCGTGGCCGGTGGCGACGATGTGGCGCGACGAGAGGAAGGTCGTGGTCCGGGGCCCCGCGTGCAGCTCGTCCGCGGTCACCGGCTGGTTCTCCCAGGACTTCAGCAACGGCAACGGCACCGCACCGGCCTCCGCCTCCACGGCGAGGCCTAGCGAGGTGGACGTCCACGGTTTCGCCTTCAACAGCTCCGTGCTCTGGGACCCCGAGCGCTGGGGCCGCTACCCGACCTCCGAGCCCGACAAGTCCCAG GACTCCATGAAGTTCGTCCAGCAAGTGGTTCTGGAAGATTTAAGCAAGGTGAAGGGCATTCCTTCCGATTGTTCAGAGGTCATGGTATGGCACGTCGATACGGCCGCGCCTTCTCTCTCGTCTTCGCAACCATCTATGCAGAACAAGAGAAGATAG
- the LOC136540146 gene encoding LOB domain-containing protein 1-like, with amino-acid sequence MDYGNASTGTTAAPQQYNYCRSVSPPSRVSSCSPPPPPPPAVQVVGSVPPMVVMSPCAACKILRRRCADGCVLAPYFPPTEPAKFTTAHRVFGASNIIKLLQDLPESSRADAVSSMVYEAEARLRDPVYGCAGAVCRLQKQANELKVQLARAQADLLNAQAQHANLLALFCVEMANRRGNHHQQQQHPSSPLTTMDGGSGFGAAYQQTFYDSDLDSATWPDHEAQLWT; translated from the exons ATGGACTACGGCAACGCGAGCACGGGCACTACGGCGGCGCCGCAGCAATATAACTACTGTCGTTCCGTGTCGCCGCCGTCGAGGGTGTCGTCGTGCTccccaccaccgccgcctcctcccgCCGTCCAGGTGGTGGGCAGCGTGCCGCCGATGGTTGTCATGAGCCCGTGCGCGGCGTGCAAGATCCTCCGCCGCCGCTGCGCCGACGGCTGCGTGCTGGCTCCCTACTTCCCGCCGACCGAGCCTGCCAAGTTCACCACGGCGCACCGCGTGTTCGGCGCCAGCAACATCATCAAGCTCCTCCAG GATTTGCCGGAGAGCTCGCGGGCGGACGCGGTGAGCAGCATGGTGTACGAGGCGGAGGCGCGGCTGCGGGACCCGGTGTACGGGTGCGCGGGGGCGGTGTGCCGGCTGCAGAAGCAGGCCAACGAGCTCAAGGTGCAGCTGGCGCGCGCGCAGGCCGACCTGCTCAACGCGCAGGCGCAGCACGCCAACCTGCTAGCCCTCTTCTGCGTCGAGATGGCCAACCGCCGCGGcaaccaccaccagcagcagcagcacccgtCGTCGCCGCTGACGACGATGGACGGCGGAAGCGGATTCGGCGCGGCGTACCAGCAGACGTTTTACGACTCGGACCTGGACTCGGCGACGTGGCCGGATCACGAAGCCCAGCTCTGGACCTAG
- the LOC136533202 gene encoding uncharacterized protein: MVQIKEFRIVMPMSMEEYEIGFSYTIMKMEQQNTNSKEGIEVLQQVPFEDEKLGKGQFTSKLYHLQSKIPSWMKGFASASALTVHEDSWCAFPKSRTVIKCPLFSKCSLTIDTVTRPDNGCSENVHNLTSEQLAAREVEIIDITSMPRDYWSKVIGAPNVDLTTFKSQRTERGPLLKGWMDSCVPVMTTYKLVIMDAPIWGLGERLEDCIIAGERALFLACHRLCFAWIDEWYGMTMEQIREMERQTDMLLKKTLKKPGKAGGKHEGNRRTLKDEIVAVGSCT, encoded by the exons ATGGTTCAGATCAAAGAGTT CCGGATCGTCATGCCCATGTCGATGGAAGAG TATGAAATAGGCTTCAGctacaccatcatgaagatggagcAGCAAAACACAAATAGCAAGGAGGGTATAGAGGTACTGCAGCAAGTCCCATTTGAggatgagaagcttggcaagggcCAATTCACCTCAAAACTTTATCATTTGCAAAG CAAAATTCCATCATGGATGAAGGGCTTTGCATCTGCCAGCGCTCTCACAGTGCATGAGGACTCTTGGTGTGCATTTCCAAAGAGCAGAACAG TGATCAAG TGCCCACTTTTCAGCAAGTGTTCACTCACCATTGACACTGTAACCAGACCCGACAACGGTTGCTCTGAAAAT GTGCACAATTTGACAAGTGAGCAGTTAGCCGCAAGAGAAGTTGAGATCATCGACATCACATCTATGCCACGAGACTACTGGAGTAAGGTGATCGGTGCTCCAAATGTCGATCTGACAACCTTCAAGTCACAACGAACAGAACGAGGCCCTCTTCTGAAGGGATGGATG GATTCATGCGTCCCGGTGATGACCACATACAAGCTGGTGATCATGGATGCCCCTATATGGGGCCTCGGCGAACGGCTCGAAGATTGCATCATTGCG GGGGAGAGGGCGCTGTTCTTGGCATGCCACCGCCTGTGCTTCGCGTGGATCGACGAGTGGTACGGCATGACCATGGAGCAGATCCGAGAGATGGAGCGGCAGACGGACATGCTGCTCAAGAAG ACGCTGAAAAAGCCCGGGAAGGCCGGGGGCAAGCACGAGGGCAACAGGAGGACGCTCAAAGACGAGATAGTGGCCGTGGGGAGCTGCACGTAG
- the LOC136540147 gene encoding LOB domain-containing protein 1-like, producing MDYGNASTGTTAAPQQYNYCRSVSPPSRVSSCSPPPPPPPAVQVVGSVPPMVVMSPCAACKILRRRCADGCVLAPYFPPTEPAKFTTAHRVFGASNIIKLLQDLPESSRADAVSSMVYEAEARLRDPVYGCAGAVGRLQKQANELKVQLARAQADLLNAQAQHANLLALFCVEMANRRGNHQQQQQHPSSPLTTMDSGGGGSGFGAAYQQTFYDSDLDSATWPDHEAQLWT from the exons ATGGACTACGGCAACGCGAGCACGGGCACTACGGCGGCGCCGCAGCAATATAACTACTGTCGTTCCGTGTCGCCGCCGTCGAGGGTGTCGTCGTGCTccccaccaccgccgcctcctcccgCCGTCCAGGTGGTGGGCAGCGTGCCGCCGATGGTTGTCATGAGCCCGTGCGCGGCGTGCAAGATCCTCCGCCGCCGCTGCGCCGACGGCTGCGTGCTGGCTCCCTACTTCCCGCCGACCGAGCCCGCCAAGTTCACCACGGCGCACCGCGTGTTCGGCGCCAGCAACATCATCAAGCTCCTCCAG GATTTGCCGGAGAGCTCGCGGGCGGACGCGGTGAGCAGCATGGTGTACGAGGCGGAGGCGCGGCTGCGGGACCCGGTGTACGGGTGCGCGGGGGCGGTGGGCCGGCTGCAGAAGCAGGCCAACGAGCTCAAGGTGCAGCTGGCGCGCGCGCAGGCCGACCTGCTCAACGCGCAGGCGCAGCACGCCAACCTGCTGGCCCTCTTCTGCGTCGAGATGGCCAACCGCCGCGGcaaccaccagcagcagcagcagcacccgtCGTCGCCGCTGACGACGATGGACAGCGGTGGCGGCGGAAGTGGATTCGGCGCGGCGTACCAGCAGACGTTTTACGACTCGGACCTGGACTCGGCGACGTGGCCGGATCACGAAGCCCAGCTCTGGACCTAG